The Arenicella xantha genome window below encodes:
- the hutU gene encoding urocanate hydratase, whose protein sequence is MNSINLNRHDIKRSIKAATGTTLSAKSWLTEAPLRMLMNNLDAEVAEHPQDLVVYGGIGRAARNWACYDKIVEVLKRLESNETLLVQSGKPVGVFETHENAPRVIIANSNLVPHWANWEHFNELDKQGLMMYGQMTAGSWIYIGSQGIVQGTYETFVSVAKQHFAGDASGRWVLTAGLGGMGGAQPLAATMAGFSMIDVEVDESRIDFRLKTRYLDKKATSLDEALAMIDAAKSNGEAVSIGLLGNAADIFPELVARGVVPDVVTDQTSAHDPLNGYLPKGWSMQQAADARKRDEAAVVAAAKASMAIQVKAMLELQARGAATLDYGNNIRQMALEEGVENAFDFPGFVPAYIRPLFCQGIGPFRWVALSGDPQDIYKTDAKIKELIPDDPHLHNWLDMARERIQFQGLPARICWVGLKDRARLGAAFNDMVASGELSAPIVIGRDHLDSGSVASPNRETEAMLDGSDAVSDWPLLNAMLNTAGGATWVSLHHGGGVGMGFSQHSGMVVVCDGTAEAGQRVARVLRNDPGTGVMRHADAGYQIAVDCAHEQGLDLPMLDQSN, encoded by the coding sequence ATGAACTCAATCAATCTAAACCGACACGATATAAAGCGCTCGATCAAAGCCGCTACTGGCACCACTTTGAGCGCAAAATCATGGTTAACTGAAGCGCCTCTGCGGATGCTAATGAATAATTTAGATGCCGAAGTGGCCGAACATCCGCAAGATTTAGTGGTGTACGGTGGCATCGGTCGAGCGGCTCGTAATTGGGCGTGTTACGACAAAATTGTCGAAGTATTGAAGCGCCTTGAGAGCAACGAGACCTTGTTAGTGCAAAGCGGTAAGCCCGTTGGCGTCTTCGAAACTCACGAAAATGCGCCACGCGTGATTATTGCTAACTCTAATTTGGTACCGCATTGGGCCAACTGGGAGCACTTTAATGAACTAGATAAGCAAGGTCTGATGATGTATGGGCAGATGACGGCTGGTTCTTGGATCTATATTGGGTCACAGGGCATCGTGCAGGGTACCTATGAGACCTTTGTGAGCGTTGCTAAACAACATTTTGCCGGCGATGCCAGCGGTCGTTGGGTGCTCACTGCCGGCCTCGGAGGTATGGGCGGCGCACAACCATTGGCTGCGACCATGGCGGGATTCTCTATGATCGACGTCGAAGTTGACGAAAGTCGCATTGATTTTCGCTTGAAGACGCGATATCTCGATAAAAAGGCCACCTCATTGGACGAAGCGCTCGCCATGATAGACGCCGCTAAGTCGAATGGTGAAGCGGTTTCAATTGGCTTACTTGGTAATGCTGCGGATATTTTTCCGGAGCTGGTTGCGCGTGGCGTTGTTCCCGATGTGGTGACCGATCAAACCAGTGCGCATGACCCCTTGAACGGATATTTACCTAAAGGCTGGTCAATGCAACAGGCTGCCGATGCACGCAAGCGCGACGAAGCGGCGGTAGTTGCGGCGGCTAAAGCGTCGATGGCAATTCAAGTGAAAGCCATGCTGGAGCTGCAAGCGCGCGGTGCGGCGACCCTTGATTATGGCAATAATATTCGGCAGATGGCTTTGGAGGAGGGGGTGGAGAATGCGTTCGATTTTCCGGGGTTTGTACCAGCTTACATTCGGCCATTGTTTTGCCAAGGAATTGGCCCGTTTCGATGGGTTGCTTTGAGTGGTGATCCGCAAGATATTTATAAAACTGATGCCAAAATAAAAGAACTGATTCCAGATGACCCGCATTTGCACAATTGGTTGGATATGGCTCGCGAACGCATTCAATTTCAAGGTTTACCGGCACGGATTTGTTGGGTCGGACTGAAAGATCGAGCACGCCTTGGGGCGGCCTTTAATGACATGGTGGCAAGCGGTGAACTATCTGCGCCGATCGTGATTGGTCGTGACCACCTTGATAGTGGATCGGTAGCCTCACCGAATCGTGAGACTGAAGCAATGTTGGATGGTTCCGATGCGGTATCAGATTGGCCGCTACTCAACGCCATGTTGAATACCGCTGGTGGCGCAACATGGGTTAGCTTGCATCACGGCGGCGGTGTTGGCATGGGCTTTAGTCAACATTCGGGCATGGTCGTGGTGTGTGATGGAACCGCAGAAGCTGGTCAGCGCGTGGCGCGTGTGCTGCGCAATGATCCTGGTACCGGAGTGATGCGCCATGCGGATGCTGGCTACCAGATAGCGGTCGACTGTGCCCATGAACAGGGCTTAGATTTACCCATGCTTGATCAATCAAACTAG